A portion of the uncultured Bacteroides sp. genome contains these proteins:
- a CDS encoding ATP-binding protein, with translation MKTPILIKKRENYIQRILPFMRKPLIKVLTGQRRVGKSYILLQLMEQIRTEEPQANIIYINREDMEYDFMTGAKELNDYVQSKMANNKRNYIFIDEIQDINQFEKALRSLLLDENNDIYITGSNAKMLSGELATYLSGRYVEFTIYSLCYSEFLYFHNLEDSDDSFALFSKFGGLPYLIHLKLEDSIVFEYLKSIYSTIVFRDVVTRYNIRNTLFLEKFILFLADNIGSIFSAKSISDYLKSQNTKLATNQIQTYADFLTSSFLVHKVGRYDLVGKKIFEIGDKYYFENMGIRNTICGYKLQDRAKVLENIVYNHLLYCGYQIKVGALAGQEIDFVCEKAGEKLYVQVALRLDEETTIQREFGNLLKIQDNYPKIVVTNDQFTGNTYEGVKHLYIRDFLMHDNYSR, from the coding sequence ATGAAGACACCTATATTAATTAAAAAAAGAGAGAATTACATCCAAAGGATACTTCCATTCATGCGTAAGCCCCTCATAAAAGTGCTTACTGGTCAGAGACGCGTGGGCAAGAGCTATATATTGCTTCAACTCATGGAACAAATACGGACGGAAGAGCCTCAAGCAAATATCATCTATATCAACCGTGAGGATATGGAGTACGACTTCATGACAGGAGCGAAAGAGCTGAACGATTATGTTCAATCTAAAATGGCAAACAATAAACGTAACTACATCTTTATTGATGAAATTCAAGATATTAATCAGTTTGAAAAAGCCTTGCGTTCTTTGCTATTAGATGAGAATAACGACATTTACATCACAGGAAGCAATGCGAAGATGCTCTCAGGAGAATTAGCCACTTATCTAAGTGGCCGATATGTTGAATTCACCATTTACAGTTTATGTTATAGCGAATTTCTATACTTTCACAACCTTGAAGATTCCGATGATAGTTTTGCTTTATTTTCGAAATTTGGAGGGCTGCCATACTTAATTCATCTAAAACTAGAAGACAGCATCGTTTTCGAATACCTCAAAAGCATCTACTCCACGATTGTTTTCAGAGATGTGGTGACACGCTACAACATACGCAACACGCTGTTTCTCGAGAAATTCATCTTGTTTTTGGCAGATAATATTGGGAGTATTTTTTCAGCAAAAAGCATTAGTGACTATCTTAAGTCTCAGAATACAAAGTTAGCCACTAACCAGATACAAACTTACGCCGATTTCTTAACGAGCTCATTTTTAGTACACAAAGTAGGCAGATACGATTTGGTAGGCAAGAAGATCTTTGAAATAGGCGATAAATATTATTTTGAAAATATGGGCATACGGAATACTATTTGCGGATACAAGCTACAGGATAGGGCAAAAGTGCTTGAGAACATCGTCTATAACCATCTGTTGTATTGCGGTTATCAGATAAAAGTGGGAGCACTTGCAGGACAGGAAATTGATTTCGTTTGTGAAAAGGCCGGTGAGAAACTCTATGTACAGGTTGCTTTAAGATTAGATGAAGAAACAACGATTCAACGTGAATTTGGCAACCTCCTCAAGATACAAGATAACTATCCAAAAATAGTTGTGACCAATGACCAATTTACAGGCAACACTTACGAAGGAGTTAAGCATTTATACATTCGAGATTTCTTAATGCACGATAATTATTCCCGATAA